CCGGTAGCCGGTCTTCGCGATCTTCCAGGCGCCGCCGATCTTCACGTACTCGTCGTGGTAGTAGGCCGAGCCCCGGATCGTGATCTTGGCCTCGGTCTCGATCACGACGTCGTCGAGCGCCCAGACGCCGGTTGCGGTGGTCGGGCTCGTGAGCTCGATCTCGGGATGGTGGACCCGGTGGCTCGAGATGCGGGTCGCGGAGCCGAGCGCATCCTTCAGGAACGCCAGGATCGCGGCGCGCCCGTCGAAGCGGAAGTGGCCGTCGCCGTAGGCGGAACGGCAGTCTTCGGTGAGACAGGCGCCGAGCGCATCCCATTCCTTCAAGTCGAGGGCGCGGAGATAGCGGTACTTGAGGCGCGCTATCGCGTCGTGCTCCACGAGATCGCCGGGCGTGAGATCGTTCGGGTCGGGCATGGCGATTCCTCCGCCGCCGCTTACAACAGCTCCGCGGAGAGCACCAACGCCGCGCGAATTGCACGACCCTGCACTTTCTTGTGCGAACCCGCGCGGAGCGCTACTCTCCGCCGACCTATGGAGACCGCTCAACGCTTCGTCGGACGCACGGCCATCGTCACCGGGGCCGGATCGGGACTCGGACGCGCCGTCGCGGCACGCATCGCCGCGGAAGGCGGCATGGTCGCGTGCCTCGACCTCGCCGCCGACGCCGTACACGACGCGGCGCGCGGCGTCGGCGGCGGAGCGCGCGCCTACCCCACCGACGTCAGCGACCCCGGGTCGGTCAAGGCGGCCGTCGAGGGCGCCGCACGCGATCTCGGGCGGCCGTCGATCGTCGTGACGTGCGCCGGCATCGGCAAGTTCGCGCACGCGGCCGAGATGCCGTTCGAGGACTGGTCGCGCATCATCGCGGTCAACCTGACCGGCACCTTCCTGGTCGTCCAGGCGGCGCTTCCCCATCTCCTCGACGGCGGCGGCTCCATCACGACCATCGCCTCGAACGCGGGGCTCCAAGGCGTGCCGTACGGCGCTGCCTACTGCGCCTCCAAGGGCGGCGTGATCCAGTTGACGCGGTCGCTCGCCGCCGAGTTCCTCGCCCGCGGCGTGCGCGCCAACTGCGTCGCGCCGGGCGGCATCAAGACGCCCCTCCAGCGCGCCTTCGAGCTCCCGCCGGGCGGCGACCCCGAGCATCTCCGCCGCCTGATGACCCCGCTCGGACGCAGCAAGCCCGAGGAGGTCGCGGCGCTCGTCGCCTTCATCGCTTCCGACGAGGGCCGCTACATGTCGGGCGCGATCGTACCGTTCGACGGCGGCCTGACCATCTGATGCGCTTCTCCTACGCGGAAGCGATGTGCGACCCGGCGCAGTACCTGCCGCTCGCGCGCACCGTCGAGGAGGCCGGCTACAGTTCGTTCACGATCGCCGACAGCATCTGCTATCCCGAAGTCTCCGACAGCACCTATCCGTACACGCCCGACGGGAATCGC
The nucleotide sequence above comes from Deltaproteobacteria bacterium. Encoded proteins:
- a CDS encoding SDR family oxidoreductase is translated as METAQRFVGRTAIVTGAGSGLGRAVAARIAAEGGMVACLDLAADAVHDAARGVGGGARAYPTDVSDPGSVKAAVEGAARDLGRPSIVVTCAGIGKFAHAAEMPFEDWSRIIAVNLTGTFLVVQAALPHLLDGGGSITTIASNAGLQGVPYGAAYCASKGGVIQLTRSLAAEFLARGVRANCVAPGGIKTPLQRAFELPPGGDPEHLRRLMTPLGRSKPEEVAALVAFIASDEGRYMSGAIVPFDGGLTI
- a CDS encoding nuclear transport factor 2 family protein, coding for MPDPNDLTPGDLVEHDAIARLKYRYLRALDLKEWDALGACLTEDCRSAYGDGHFRFDGRAAILAFLKDALGSATRISSHRVHHPEIELTSPTTATGVWALDDVVIETEAKITIRGSAYYHDEYVKIGGAWKIAKTGYRRIYEEMESRADTPSLALTRNAFVGTPADGAAK